A portion of the Panthera tigris isolate Pti1 chromosome E1, P.tigris_Pti1_mat1.1, whole genome shotgun sequence genome contains these proteins:
- the CANT1 gene encoding soluble calcium-activated nucleotidase 1 isoform X4, whose protein sequence is MPVQPSNHLEWNESMHSLRISVGGLPVLASMTKAADPRFRPRWKVILPSFVGAAVLWLLYSHRPPPGRPPIPNAHNWRLGQAPADRYNDTYPLSAPQRTPGGTRYRIAVIADLDTESRAQEENTWFSYLKKGHLTLSDSGDKVAVEWDKGHEVLESHLAEKGRGMELSELIVFNGRLYSVDDRTGVIYQIDGTKAVPWVILSDGDGTVGKGFKAEWLAVKDEHLYVGGLGKEWTTSTGEVVNENPEWVKVVGCRGSVDHENWVSSYNALRAAAGIQPPGYLIHESACWSDTLQRWFFLPRRASHERYSEKDDEHKGANLLLSASPDFGDVSVSHVGAVVPTHGFSSFKFIPDTDDQIIVALKSEEDAGRVATYILAFTLDGRFLLPETKIGNVKYEGIEFI, encoded by the exons ATGCCCGTCCAGCCCTCCAACCACCTGGAATGGAATGAGTCTATGCACTCCCTCCGGATAAGCGTGGGGGGCCTTCCGGTGCTGGCGTCCATGACCAAGGCGGCAGACCCCCGCTTCCGCCCCCGCTGGAAGGTGATCCTGCCGTCCTTTGTGGGCGCCGCCGTCCTCTGGCTGCTCTACTCCCACCGCCCGCCCCCAGGCCGGCCCCCCATACCCAACGCCCACAACTGGAGGCTCGGCCAGGCACCCGCTGACCGGTACAATGACACCTACCCCCTGTCCGCCCCCCAGAGGACGCCAGGCGGGACTCGATACCGAATTGCGGTCATTGCTGACTTGGACACGGAGTCAAGAGCCCAAGAGGAAAACACCTGGTTCAGTTACCTGAAGAAGGGCCATCTGACCCTGTCAGACAGCGGGGACAAGGTGGCCGTGGAGTGGGACAAAGGCCACGAGGTCCTCGAGTCCCACCTGGCTGAGAAGGGGCGGGGCATGGAGCTCTCCGAGCTGATCGTTTTCAACGGGAGACTCTACTCTGTGGACGACCGGACAGGGGTCATCTACCAGATCGATGGCACCAAGGCCGTGCCCTGGGTGATCCTGTCCGATGGTGATGGAACCGTGGGGAAAG GCTTCAAAGCCGAGTGGCTGGCGGTGAAGGACGAGCATCTGTATGTGGGCGGCCTGGGCAAGGAGTGGACCACCAGCACGGGGGAAGTGGTGAACGAAAACCCGgaatgggtgaaggtggtgggCTGCAGGGGCAGCGTGGACCACGAGAACTGGGTGTCCAGCTACAATGCCCTGCGGGCCGCCGCGGGGATCCAGCCGCCAG GCTACCTCATTCACGAATCGGCGTGCTGGAGCGACACTCTGCAGCGGTGGTTCTTCCTGCCACGCCGCGCCAGCCACGAGCGGTACAGCGAGAAGGACGACGAGCACAAGGGCGCCAACCTGCTCCTGAGCGCCAGCCCGGACTTCGGCGACGTCTCCGTCAGCCACGTGGGCGCCGTGGTCCCCACGCACGGCTTCTCCTCCTTCAAGTTCATCCCCGACACCGACGACCAGATCATCGTGGCCCTCAAGTCTGAGGAGGACGCGGGCAGGGTCGCCACCTACATCCTGGCCTTCACACTGGATGGCCGCTTCCTACTGCCGGAGACCAAGATCGGAAACGTGAAGTATGAAGGAatagagtttatttaa